A single Nostoc sp. PCC 7107 DNA region contains:
- the nifB gene encoding nitrogenase cofactor biosynthesis protein NifB: MTPQVTDSSVTESTPTQAKSGGCGCDSKSSATVEMDEKLQERIAKHPCYSEEAHHHYARMHVAVAPACNIQCNYCNRKYDCANESRPGVVSELLTPEEAAHKALVIAGKIPQMTVLGIAGPGDPLANPDKTFRTFELIADKAPDIKLCLSTNGLMLTEYIDRIKQLNIDHVTITLNTIDPEIGAQIYSWVHYKRKRYRGVEGARILLEKQLEGLQALREADILCKVNSVMIPGINDQHLVEVNKAIRERGAFLHNIMPLISAPEHGTHFGLTGQRGPSQKELKSVQDQCAGNMKMMRHCRQCRADAIGLLGEDRSQEFTKENFLEMAPEYDFSKRQEVHEGIEKFREEIKAAKEKAKAGKQQSANNPKILVAVATKGGGLVNQHFGHVKEFQVYEVDGSEVRFVSHRKIDQYCQGGYGEAATAENIMKTIADCKAVLVSKIGNCPKEKLQEAGIQTVEAYDVIEKVALEFYEQYIQELGNKK; encoded by the coding sequence ATGACACCACAGGTTACAGACTCCTCCGTTACTGAATCGACACCTACCCAAGCAAAATCTGGTGGTTGCGGATGCGACAGCAAAAGCAGCGCCACCGTGGAAATGGACGAAAAGCTCCAAGAACGTATTGCTAAACATCCCTGCTACAGCGAAGAAGCTCACCACCATTACGCGAGAATGCACGTTGCAGTTGCACCTGCTTGCAACATTCAATGCAACTATTGCAATCGCAAATATGACTGTGCCAACGAAAGCCGCCCTGGTGTAGTGAGCGAGTTACTCACACCCGAAGAAGCAGCACACAAAGCATTGGTTATCGCCGGCAAGATTCCTCAAATGACAGTTTTGGGAATTGCAGGCCCAGGCGACCCTCTAGCCAACCCAGATAAAACATTCCGCACCTTTGAGTTGATTGCAGACAAAGCACCAGATATCAAGCTTTGCTTATCAACCAACGGTTTGATGCTAACTGAATACATCGATCGCATTAAACAACTAAATATAGATCACGTTACTATCACCCTAAATACCATCGACCCAGAAATCGGCGCGCAGATTTACTCATGGGTTCACTATAAGCGCAAGCGTTACAGAGGTGTTGAAGGAGCTAGAATCCTGCTCGAAAAGCAGTTAGAAGGCTTACAAGCTTTGAGAGAAGCCGACATTCTCTGCAAGGTTAACTCCGTGATGATTCCCGGAATCAATGACCAACACCTAGTGGAAGTCAACAAAGCAATTCGTGAGCGTGGTGCATTCTTGCACAACATCATGCCTTTGATTTCTGCACCAGAACATGGTACACACTTCGGCTTAACAGGTCAGCGCGGCCCTTCACAAAAAGAACTCAAATCAGTTCAAGACCAGTGCGCCGGCAACATGAAAATGATGCGCCACTGTCGTCAATGCCGTGCAGATGCTATTGGCTTGTTGGGTGAAGACCGCAGCCAAGAATTCACCAAAGAAAATTTCTTGGAAATGGCTCCAGAGTACGACTTTAGCAAGCGCCAAGAAGTTCACGAAGGTATTGAGAAATTTAGAGAAGAAATCAAAGCAGCCAAAGAAAAGGCCAAAGCAGGCAAACAGCAAAGTGCTAACAATCCCAAAATCTTAGTTGCAGTCGCAACCAAAGGCGGCGGATTAGTTAACCAACACTTCGGCCATGTCAAAGAATTCCAAGTTTACGAAGTTGATGGTAGCGAAGTTCGTTTCGTTAGTCACCGCAAGATAGATCAATATTGTCAAGGTGGATACGGTGAAGCAGCCACCGCAGAGAATATCATGAAGACAATTGCAGATTGTAAAGCCGTATTGGTTTCCAAAATTGGCAACTGTCCCAAAGAAAAATTGCAGGAAGCTGGCATACAGACCGTTGAAGCTTACGATGTAATCGAGAAAGTTGCTTTAGAGTTTTACGAGCAATATATCCAAGAACTAGGGAACAAGAAGTAA
- a CDS encoding DUF362 domain-containing protein: protein MAYKITSQCISCNLCESVCPTGAIKVEGTRHWIDSELCTNCVGSIHTVPQCKAGCPTCDSCIKETNDYWESWFAKYNRVIGKLTKKQDYWERWFDCYS, encoded by the coding sequence ATGGCTTATAAAATTACCAGCCAGTGTATTTCTTGCAATCTCTGTGAGTCTGTATGCCCCACTGGCGCAATTAAAGTAGAAGGCACCCGCCACTGGATTGACAGCGAACTTTGCACAAATTGTGTCGGTAGTATTCATACTGTGCCTCAATGTAAAGCTGGTTGCCCAACCTGTGATAGTTGCATTAAAGAGACAAACGATTATTGGGAAAGCTGGTTTGCTAAATATAACCGCGTTATAGGTAAATTAACAAAAAAACAAGATTATTGGGAACGTTGGTTTGATTGTTATTCATAG